In a genomic window of Pedobacter sp. KBS0701:
- a CDS encoding aldehyde dehydrogenase family protein encodes MTTDIQSILNKLGVKASNAAYSTGSHWGGESNTDTLESFSPVDGKLIASAKVAGKADYDAVVVKAQAAFADWRTVPAPKRGEIIRQFGDALRVHKDALGTLVSYEMGKSLQEGFGEVQEMIDICDFAVGLSRQLYGLTMHSERPNHRMYEQWHPLGIVGIISAFNFPVAVWSWNAALALVCGNVCIWKPSEKTPLTAIACQHIIAKVFKDNNIAEGVCNLVLGDREVGELMTNDGRIPLISATGSTSMGKAVGAAVGARLGKSLLELGGNNAIIISEHADLDMSLIGAVFGAVGTAGQRCTSTRRLIIHESVYDAFTAKLVKAYGQLRIGDPLDQNNHVGPLIDTDAVAAYLDSIAKCKAEGGTFLVEGGVLSGDDYTSGCYVKPCIAEVQNDFKIVQHETFAPILYLIKYKTLEEAIALQNAVPQGLSSAIMTLNLREAEQFLSAKGSDCGIANVNIGTSGAEIGGAFGGEKETGGGRESGSDAWRAYMRRQTNTINYSNTLPLAQGIKFDL; translated from the coding sequence ATGACTACAGATATTCAATCCATTTTAAATAAATTGGGCGTTAAAGCGAGCAACGCAGCCTACAGTACAGGCAGCCACTGGGGAGGCGAATCGAATACCGATACACTAGAAAGTTTTTCTCCTGTTGATGGTAAACTGATTGCTTCGGCAAAAGTTGCAGGCAAAGCAGACTATGATGCGGTTGTTGTAAAGGCACAAGCAGCTTTTGCAGATTGGCGTACGGTTCCTGCTCCAAAAAGAGGCGAAATTATTCGCCAATTTGGCGATGCTCTACGTGTGCATAAAGACGCCTTGGGTACTTTGGTTTCTTACGAAATGGGAAAAAGTTTACAGGAAGGATTTGGTGAGGTGCAGGAAATGATTGATATCTGCGATTTTGCAGTAGGTTTATCGAGGCAGCTTTATGGTTTAACCATGCACAGTGAACGCCCGAACCACCGGATGTACGAACAATGGCATCCATTGGGAATTGTTGGAATTATTTCTGCCTTTAATTTTCCGGTAGCGGTTTGGAGCTGGAATGCGGCTTTGGCTTTGGTTTGTGGGAATGTTTGCATCTGGAAACCATCAGAAAAAACACCTTTAACTGCCATTGCCTGTCAGCATATTATTGCAAAGGTTTTTAAAGATAATAATATCGCCGAAGGCGTTTGTAATCTCGTTTTAGGCGACAGGGAAGTTGGCGAACTCATGACAAATGACGGTCGCATCCCTTTAATTTCTGCCACCGGATCGACAAGCATGGGCAAGGCAGTTGGAGCTGCCGTTGGGGCACGGTTAGGAAAAAGCTTGTTAGAGCTTGGCGGTAATAATGCCATTATTATTTCAGAACATGCTGATTTAGACATGAGTTTAATTGGTGCTGTATTTGGTGCGGTTGGTACCGCAGGCCAGCGTTGCACTTCTACAAGAAGATTAATTATACACGAAAGTGTATATGATGCTTTTACTGCGAAACTGGTTAAAGCTTACGGACAATTGCGTATTGGCGATCCTTTAGATCAAAATAACCATGTAGGTCCACTAATTGATACCGATGCAGTTGCAGCCTACTTAGATTCTATAGCTAAATGTAAGGCCGAAGGCGGTACGTTTTTAGTAGAGGGTGGCGTTTTATCTGGCGATGACTACACGAGTGGATGTTACGTAAAGCCCTGCATTGCAGAGGTTCAGAATGATTTCAAGATTGTTCAACACGAAACATTTGCGCCAATTTTATACCTGATTAAGTACAAAACATTAGAGGAGGCCATTGCTTTGCAAAACGCTGTTCCTCAAGGATTATCATCAGCCATTATGACCTTGAATTTAAGAGAGGCAGAGCAGTTCTTATCGGCCAAAGGATCTGACTGTGGTATCGCAAATGTAAATATTGGTACTTCAGGCGCAGAAATTGGCGGTGCTTTTGGTGGCGAGAAAGAAACAGGTGGTGGAAGGGAAAGCGGTTCTGATGCCTGGAGAGCTTATATGCGCCGGCAAACCAATACCATTAATTATTCGAATACACTGCCTTTAGCACAGGGGATAAAATTTGATTTGTAA
- a CDS encoding MBL fold metallo-hydrolase, with the protein MITIKTFTFNAYSENTYVLYDETKECTIIDPGMYEGFEQNELAAFIKHEGLKPVLLLNTHCHLDHVFGNKFVFETYGLKPQFHQGELPVLNAVPGYAPSMGFTRYDVSPLPDTFLPETGTISFGNSKLTLIFAPGHSPAHLCFYSAADHILIGGDVLFYGSIGRTDLPGGNHQQLIQNISDKLFVLPDETKVYPGHGPATSIGFEKQHNPFF; encoded by the coding sequence ATGATTACAATAAAGACCTTCACCTTTAACGCTTACAGCGAAAACACCTATGTGCTTTACGATGAGACCAAAGAATGTACCATTATTGATCCGGGTATGTACGAGGGTTTTGAGCAAAATGAATTGGCCGCTTTCATCAAACACGAAGGCTTAAAACCTGTTTTGTTACTCAATACACATTGTCATCTTGATCATGTTTTCGGCAATAAATTTGTATTCGAAACCTATGGCTTAAAACCACAGTTTCATCAGGGTGAGTTACCGGTTTTAAATGCCGTTCCCGGTTATGCACCATCAATGGGCTTTACCCGTTATGATGTATCTCCTTTGCCAGATACCTTTTTGCCCGAAACAGGAACTATTTCTTTTGGCAATAGCAAATTGACCTTAATTTTTGCCCCCGGACATTCGCCTGCACACCTGTGTTTTTACAGTGCAGCCGATCATATATTAATTGGTGGAGATGTGCTTTTTTACGGCAGTATCGGTCGTACAGATTTGCCAGGTGGCAACCATCAGCAATTAATTCAAAACATTTCTGATAAACTTTTTGTCTTACCTGATGAAACCAAAGTTTATCCTGGCCATGGACCAGCCACAAGTATTGGTTTTGAAAAACAACATAATCCGTTTTTTTAA
- a CDS encoding shikimate dehydrogenase: MKTYGLIGYPLSHSFSKKYFTEKFQNEGITDHQYELFPIADIKSLPDLLSENPSLCGLNVTIPHKVSVLCYLNEVDEAAEKIGAVNCISIKTFEGATYLKGYNTDAYGFVESLKPLLKPQHTKALVFGDGGAAKAVKYVLEKLNIQYQVVVRTAAPGAILYSEITPEILASHHLLINTTPLGMSPNVDTFPEIDYSLVGPGYLAYDLVYNPLETVFLAKAAERGAAIKNGLEMLYKQAEKAWAIWNK, encoded by the coding sequence ATGAAAACATACGGCTTAATCGGGTACCCACTTTCTCACTCTTTCTCAAAAAAATATTTCACAGAAAAATTTCAAAATGAGGGCATAACCGATCATCAATATGAGCTTTTTCCTATTGCCGATATTAAATCGCTGCCAGATCTGCTGAGTGAAAACCCATCACTATGTGGCCTTAATGTAACTATTCCACATAAAGTTAGTGTGCTTTGCTATTTAAATGAAGTAGATGAAGCTGCAGAAAAAATTGGTGCCGTAAATTGTATTTCAATCAAAACCTTTGAAGGCGCAACCTATTTAAAAGGTTATAATACCGATGCGTATGGCTTTGTAGAATCGCTAAAGCCATTGTTAAAACCGCAACACACAAAAGCACTTGTTTTTGGCGATGGGGGTGCGGCTAAGGCAGTAAAATATGTTTTAGAAAAGTTAAATATTCAATATCAGGTGGTGGTGCGAACAGCTGCGCCTGGTGCTATTCTGTATTCGGAGATTACACCAGAGATTTTGGCCTCACACCATTTATTGATCAATACTACGCCCTTAGGGATGTCGCCAAATGTAGATACCTTTCCTGAAATTGATTACAGTTTAGTTGGCCCCGGGTATTTAGCTTACGATTTAGTGTACAATCCGCTGGAGACCGTATTTTTGGCTAAAGCTGCCGAACGTGGTGCGGCAATTAAAAACGGTTTGGAAATGCTGTACAAACAAGCAGAAAAAGCCTGGGCAATCTGGAATAAATAA
- a CDS encoding tetratricopeptide repeat protein: MEEEFFFESNEDAQRSVERYEEMLRNQDQYFFDAGAFEYIVDFYIEKNDPVKALQVVDFAISQHPYATVFLIKQAHLYILTNNNEKAFIALQKAELLEPSEPDIYLLRGNIFQNTERFDEALENYEKALGLAESTDEILLQMAYVYQSMSDYENAITYIKLSLEQNMENQDGLYELAFCYDVLDKQEESIKFYQQYIDTDPYSYAAWYNLGNSFHKLNLFEKAIDAYDYAILIKEDFSSAYFNKGNALVQLDKYDEAIDVYKQTFEYEQPNADTYCAIGECYEKLEKMDEARSYYKKSVKMDPKMADAWFGIGVTLNFEERYFESLHFYKKAIDLEAENPDFWFAMADAYYKLGQIDESIEAYEKVLEFNPLDIEAWLDFSTVLYEQGKLLEASETMAEAIKNNPEAAELYYRMVAYLFAMANYSDALGYLETALTTDPDKHYILFEYLPQLQDNSAILNVINRYIR; the protein is encoded by the coding sequence ATGGAAGAAGAATTCTTTTTTGAATCCAACGAAGATGCACAACGCTCGGTAGAACGTTACGAAGAGATGCTCCGCAATCAGGATCAGTATTTTTTCGATGCAGGCGCTTTTGAATACATTGTAGATTTTTACATTGAGAAAAATGATCCGGTCAAAGCTTTGCAGGTAGTTGATTTTGCAATCAGTCAACACCCCTATGCAACAGTCTTTTTAATCAAACAGGCACACCTTTATATCTTAACCAACAACAACGAAAAGGCTTTTATTGCTTTGCAAAAGGCTGAGCTTTTAGAGCCGTCTGAACCGGATATTTATTTACTTCGCGGTAATATTTTTCAAAATACTGAACGTTTTGACGAGGCTTTGGAAAATTATGAAAAAGCTTTGGGACTGGCCGAAAGTACGGATGAGATTTTATTGCAGATGGCTTATGTGTACCAGAGCATGAGCGATTATGAAAATGCCATTACCTATATTAAGCTGAGTTTAGAGCAGAATATGGAGAATCAGGATGGTCTATACGAGTTAGCTTTCTGTTATGATGTATTAGATAAGCAAGAAGAAAGTATTAAGTTTTATCAGCAGTATATCGATACTGATCCATATTCTTATGCAGCATGGTACAATTTGGGGAATAGTTTCCACAAATTGAACCTTTTCGAAAAAGCTATTGACGCTTATGATTACGCAATACTGATCAAAGAAGACTTCAGTTCGGCTTATTTTAACAAAGGAAATGCACTTGTACAACTGGATAAATACGATGAGGCAATAGATGTTTATAAACAGACTTTCGAATACGAACAGCCTAATGCCGATACTTATTGTGCCATTGGTGAATGTTACGAAAAGCTGGAAAAAATGGACGAAGCCCGTTCCTATTATAAAAAATCAGTAAAAATGGATCCTAAAATGGCAGATGCCTGGTTTGGGATCGGTGTTACACTGAATTTTGAAGAACGTTATTTCGAATCGCTGCATTTTTATAAAAAAGCAATAGATTTAGAGGCCGAGAATCCTGATTTTTGGTTTGCCATGGCCGATGCTTATTATAAATTAGGCCAGATTGATGAATCGATCGAAGCTTACGAAAAAGTATTGGAGTTTAATCCCTTGGATATTGAAGCCTGGTTAGATTTTAGTACCGTGCTTTATGAGCAGGGAAAATTGCTTGAAGCATCAGAAACAATGGCAGAAGCAATTAAGAACAATCCTGAAGCTGCTGAACTTTATTACCGAATGGTGGCCTATCTTTTTGCCATGGCTAATTATAGCGATGCATTGGGATACCTGGAAACGGCTTTAACAACTGACCCCGACAAACACTATATTTTGTTTGAATATTTACCGCAATTGCAGGATAATAGTGCCATTTTGAACGTTATAAACCGGTATATAAGGTAA
- a CDS encoding carboxymuconolactone decarboxylase family protein, producing MESRIDIPKVEPAAYQAMYGLEKYLSTSKLDPILLELIKMRASQINGCAFCLNMHATDARKIGETQQRLYLLNAWRETTLFTAKEEAVLALTEEVTLISHHVSDATYQKAASFFNEQELAQLIMAIVTINAWNRLAITAKVMVG from the coding sequence ATGGAAAGTAGAATTGATATTCCAAAAGTAGAACCTGCAGCTTATCAGGCCATGTATGGTTTAGAAAAATATTTATCAACCAGCAAATTAGATCCAATTCTTTTAGAATTGATCAAAATGCGCGCATCGCAAATTAACGGCTGTGCATTTTGCTTAAACATGCACGCAACTGATGCCCGTAAAATAGGCGAAACCCAGCAACGTTTGTATTTATTAAATGCCTGGAGAGAAACAACCTTGTTTACGGCAAAAGAAGAAGCTGTTTTGGCTTTAACAGAAGAAGTAACCTTAATTAGCCACCATGTTTCTGATGCAACTTATCAAAAAGCAGCAAGTTTTTTTAACGAGCAGGAATTAGCACAGCTAATTATGGCTATAGTTACCATTAATGCCTGGAACAGACTGGCCATTACCGCCAAAGTGATGGTTGGATAA
- a CDS encoding M1 family metallopeptidase produces the protein MNKKIIACGIMLVSAFTANPLFAQEQPAEKSSNLNIYRVTATKVNDLVHTKLDVSFDYAKRYLYGKEWVTLKPHFYATDSLTLDAQGMDIKTIALVGAKGNTPLKYVYKDNKLYITLNKKYTNAEKYTVYIAYTAKPDELKVKGSAAITDAKGLYFINPDGTDKNKPTQIWTQGETESSSAWFPTIDKPDQKTTEEISITVKSKYTTLSNGKLLSQKANADGTRTDTWKMDLPHSPYLFMMAVGEFKITKDIYKGKEVSYYLEPKYAPYAKQIFGKTPDMIRFYSNLLGVDYPWNKYAQVVARDYVSGAMENTTATLHGEQVQKTDRELLDENEEGTIAHELFHQWFGDYVTAESWSNLTMNESFATFGEVIWHGHDAGQDAEDKSRYEKLQSYLGSTKKGESPVLARFYYNDKEDMFDNISYAKGSIILYALKNQMGDAAFYKSLNLYLTTNAFKNGETHQLRLAMEDVTGKDWSPYFNQWYYNGGHPVLSIDYGYENGKATIKVKQTQDSSVQTFTLPIKIDIYVGGKKIRKEILINSREQNFSFDVSAKPDLIDFDVDKILVGETHDNKTAENYYFQYKNAPSYANRIEALQFIMQSKANSGQLVLLEGLNDKSADLRALSIDGINLEDAQIKAAALPVLLQIAKTDKNTEARSAAIVKLAATGDQAYKTLVLESLKDRSYKVIAAGVDGLAKLAPQETISAIASLDEDTRAHIAPSIASLYINEPKDDYQAFYDNIMLTGDRNKVFGVVGQYFQYLRANTNPAVTEQGITNISNAIERLKLQPYLNKQLAGAYTAAAQAKTQQAAAVSGEAKTKLGKQAELFKKGAADLGKE, from the coding sequence ATGAATAAAAAAATTATTGCCTGTGGCATAATGTTGGTTTCAGCTTTTACAGCTAATCCACTTTTTGCACAGGAACAGCCTGCAGAAAAATCGAGTAACTTAAATATTTACCGTGTAACTGCAACCAAAGTTAACGATCTGGTACATACCAAACTCGATGTATCTTTTGATTATGCAAAGCGATACCTATATGGTAAAGAATGGGTTACTTTAAAGCCTCATTTTTATGCTACAGACTCTTTAACCCTTGATGCGCAGGGAATGGATATTAAAACCATTGCATTGGTTGGTGCAAAAGGAAATACCCCGCTTAAATATGTTTATAAAGACAATAAGCTATACATCACCCTAAATAAAAAGTACACTAATGCTGAGAAGTATACGGTCTATATTGCTTATACTGCTAAACCTGATGAACTGAAGGTAAAGGGGAGTGCGGCCATAACCGACGCTAAAGGTTTATATTTTATCAACCCGGATGGCACCGATAAAAATAAGCCAACACAGATCTGGACACAGGGTGAAACAGAATCATCTTCCGCATGGTTTCCCACTATCGATAAGCCTGATCAGAAAACTACCGAAGAGATTTCAATAACCGTAAAATCGAAATATACAACACTTTCTAACGGAAAATTGTTGAGCCAGAAAGCCAATGCAGATGGAACCCGAACTGATACATGGAAAATGGATTTGCCCCACTCTCCGTATTTGTTTATGATGGCTGTGGGTGAATTCAAAATCACAAAAGATATTTATAAAGGCAAGGAAGTGAGTTATTACCTGGAGCCTAAATACGCGCCTTACGCCAAACAGATTTTTGGTAAAACACCTGATATGATCCGGTTTTACAGCAATTTGTTAGGTGTGGATTATCCATGGAACAAATACGCACAGGTGGTGGCCAGAGATTATGTTTCGGGTGCAATGGAAAATACGACCGCTACGTTGCACGGCGAACAGGTACAAAAAACCGATAGAGAGTTATTGGATGAAAATGAAGAAGGAACCATTGCACACGAGCTTTTTCACCAGTGGTTTGGCGATTACGTAACGGCCGAATCGTGGTCTAACTTAACCATGAACGAATCTTTTGCCACCTTTGGCGAGGTAATCTGGCATGGGCATGATGCAGGTCAGGATGCTGAAGATAAATCGCGTTACGAAAAACTGCAATCTTACCTTGGTTCGACTAAAAAAGGTGAAAGTCCGGTTTTGGCCCGCTTCTATTATAATGATAAGGAAGATATGTTTGATAATATCAGCTATGCCAAAGGATCTATTATTTTGTATGCCTTAAAAAACCAGATGGGTGATGCTGCTTTCTACAAATCGCTTAACCTTTACCTTACTACCAATGCCTTTAAAAACGGCGAAACACACCAATTACGTTTGGCAATGGAAGATGTTACCGGAAAAGATTGGAGTCCTTATTTTAATCAATGGTATTACAATGGTGGTCACCCGGTTTTAAGTATAGATTATGGTTATGAAAACGGCAAGGCAACAATTAAAGTTAAACAAACACAGGATTCGAGTGTGCAGACCTTTACGTTGCCTATAAAAATTGATATTTATGTAGGTGGTAAAAAAATCAGGAAAGAAATTCTGATTAATAGTCGTGAGCAGAATTTTAGTTTTGACGTGAGTGCAAAACCAGATTTAATCGATTTTGATGTAGATAAGATTTTAGTTGGCGAAACCCATGACAATAAAACCGCAGAAAACTATTATTTCCAATACAAAAATGCCCCAAGTTATGCCAATAGAATTGAAGCCTTACAATTTATTATGCAGAGCAAGGCCAACAGCGGTCAACTGGTGTTGTTAGAAGGTTTAAATGATAAATCGGCAGATTTACGTGCATTAAGTATAGATGGCATTAATTTAGAAGATGCTCAGATTAAAGCAGCAGCTTTGCCGGTTTTACTTCAGATTGCCAAAACAGATAAAAATACCGAAGCAAGATCAGCTGCAATTGTGAAACTAGCCGCAACCGGCGATCAGGCTTATAAAACTTTAGTGTTAGAAAGTTTAAAAGATAGATCGTACAAGGTAATTGCTGCTGGTGTTGATGGCCTGGCCAAACTGGCACCGCAGGAAACTATTTCAGCCATCGCATCGTTAGATGAAGATACAAGAGCGCATATTGCGCCTTCAATCGCATCCTTGTACATCAACGAACCAAAGGATGATTATCAGGCATTTTACGATAACATTATGCTTACCGGTGATAGGAATAAAGTTTTTGGCGTAGTTGGTCAGTATTTTCAGTATCTGAGAGCCAACACTAACCCTGCAGTTACTGAGCAAGGTATAACGAACATTAGTAACGCCATTGAAAGATTAAAGTTACAACCCTATTTAAACAAGCAATTGGCTGGTGCTTATACTGCAGCTGCTCAAGCCAAAACACAACAAGCAGCCGCAGTAAGCGGAGAGGCTAAAACAAAGCTGGGCAAGCAGGCCGAATTATTTAAAAAAGGCGCAGCTGATTTAGGGAAAGAATAA
- a CDS encoding Crp/Fnr family transcriptional regulator, with amino-acid sequence MGSTLYKHINKFIDLSNDEQEILAPFLKSFSVKKKAFLLAEGQTCRANYFVVKGCLRLYFIDIKGAEQTTQFAIENWWITDLTSFLFQEQSEFYIQAAETTEVIAIENHHYDEMFHKLPKLERYFRLILQKNHQASQRRIKFLYSQTAEERYRHFNRLFPEFVQRVPQYMLASYLGFTPEFLSKIRAKK; translated from the coding sequence ATGGGTAGTACACTTTATAAACACATTAATAAATTTATAGATCTGAGCAACGATGAACAGGAAATTCTTGCACCGTTTCTCAAATCTTTTTCCGTTAAAAAGAAAGCTTTTTTATTAGCGGAAGGGCAAACCTGCAGGGCAAATTATTTTGTGGTAAAAGGCTGCTTAAGGCTTTATTTCATTGATATAAAGGGCGCTGAACAGACCACTCAATTTGCCATAGAAAACTGGTGGATTACCGATTTGACGAGCTTTCTTTTTCAGGAGCAATCTGAATTTTATATCCAGGCGGCAGAAACAACTGAAGTGATTGCTATCGAAAATCATCATTATGATGAAATGTTTCATAAACTGCCTAAACTGGAACGGTATTTTAGATTGATCCTTCAAAAAAACCACCAGGCATCGCAAAGAAGGATAAAATTTCTCTATAGCCAGACAGCTGAAGAAAGATATCGCCATTTTAATCGTTTATTTCCCGAATTTGTACAACGTGTGCCACAATACATGCTGGCTTCTTACCTTGGCTTTACTCCAGAATTTTTAAGTAAAATCAGGGCGAAGAAATAA
- a CDS encoding phosphosulfolactate synthase has protein sequence MNYPLLNVPERPAKPRQKGLTMVMDKGLSLRQVEDFIEVAGVHTDIVKLGWATSHVTPNLKEKLALYKSAGIPTYFGGTLFEAFIIRNQFSDYQRVLDQYGMEYAEVSDGSIEIEHDKKCEFIRELSKQVTVISEVGSKDAAKIFAPYKWIKLMQAEIEAGSWKVIAEAREGGNVGIYRGSGEVREGLVDEILTQIPEETIIWEAPQKEQQVWFIKLIGSNVNLGNIAPAEVIPLETIRLGLRGDTFDYFLNQVK, from the coding sequence ATGAATTATCCATTATTAAACGTTCCCGAACGTCCAGCTAAACCACGCCAAAAAGGCTTAACAATGGTTATGGATAAGGGATTGAGCCTGCGCCAGGTAGAAGATTTTATTGAAGTTGCCGGTGTACATACAGATATCGTAAAATTAGGCTGGGCTACCTCACACGTAACTCCAAACCTTAAAGAAAAATTAGCTTTATATAAAAGTGCGGGCATTCCAACCTATTTCGGAGGAACCTTATTTGAAGCCTTTATTATCCGTAACCAGTTTTCAGATTATCAACGTGTTTTAGACCAGTATGGAATGGAATACGCAGAGGTTTCTGATGGTTCTATCGAAATTGAGCACGATAAAAAATGTGAGTTTATCCGCGAATTGTCTAAACAGGTCACTGTGATTTCTGAAGTTGGCAGTAAAGATGCCGCTAAAATATTTGCGCCATATAAGTGGATTAAATTAATGCAGGCTGAAATTGAGGCAGGTTCGTGGAAAGTAATTGCCGAAGCGCGCGAAGGCGGTAATGTTGGTATTTACCGTGGTAGTGGCGAAGTGAGGGAAGGATTGGTTGATGAAATTTTAACGCAGATTCCTGAAGAAACCATTATTTGGGAAGCCCCTCAAAAAGAACAGCAGGTTTGGTTTATTAAATTAATCGGTAGCAATGTAAATCTTGGTAATATTGCCCCGGCAGAGGTAATTCCTTTAGAAACCATTCGTTTAGGACTACGCGGAGATACTTTCGACTATTTCCTGAACCAGGTAAAATAA
- a CDS encoding GIN domain-containing protein, which produces MKTSIKNLFAAALVMVTLSSATIVANATENNSSYTALTNVRNISKILVSGNVKLILVQDAKESVEVYDQYYTKNALVQQQGAELRISSFDKNALTVVVRVNNLTAIEASNTASVSTAGNFNLLNLNIVLNDEASADIKANTVNLSTNIKDGASLKLEGTTDLHQAVMGVASKINMAGFNALESSIRLTGKSLLANSKSRYDDIQVSLLEKLF; this is translated from the coding sequence ATGAAAACTTCTATTAAAAATTTATTCGCAGCAGCATTAGTAATGGTTACTTTAAGCAGCGCAACAATTGTAGCAAACGCAACAGAAAATAATTCCAGCTACACTGCATTAACAAATGTTAGAAACATCAGCAAAATTTTAGTTTCGGGAAACGTGAAACTGATCCTTGTTCAGGATGCAAAAGAAAGTGTTGAGGTTTATGATCAATATTATACCAAAAATGCCCTGGTACAACAGCAGGGAGCAGAACTTAGAATTAGCTCTTTTGATAAAAATGCCTTAACCGTAGTTGTGCGTGTAAATAACTTAACTGCTATAGAAGCTTCAAATACTGCAAGTGTAAGTACTGCCGGAAATTTCAACCTGTTAAACCTAAACATTGTTTTAAATGATGAGGCATCGGCAGATATTAAAGCCAACACCGTTAATTTATCAACCAATATTAAAGATGGTGCATCCTTAAAATTAGAAGGAACTACCGATTTACACCAGGCTGTAATGGGGGTAGCATCCAAAATAAACATGGCTGGTTTTAATGCGCTGGAAAGTAGTATCAGATTAACAGGAAAATCGCTTTTGGCAAACAGCAAATCCCGTTATGATGACATACAGGTTTCTTTATTAGAAAAACTATTCTAA
- a CDS encoding gliding motility lipoprotein GldD: MKLKQLICVPFVLLLFVTACQNHDYSPKPKAYFRIVFPKKDYITFTKPVPFSFKYPTYAVMEQDESRDAQKNWYNLHFKQFNGFLHLTYYDVSGKSEYDEMVEDARKLAFKHTIKASAIDQKIINYPDHHVYGIYYAIEGNTASSVQFFLTDSAKHYFRGALYFNERPQYDSIEPVIKFIKKDIDTLISTFRWKN; encoded by the coding sequence ATGAAACTAAAACAACTGATCTGTGTTCCATTTGTGCTGCTTTTGTTCGTAACAGCTTGTCAGAACCATGATTATAGTCCGAAGCCAAAAGCTTATTTCAGGATTGTATTTCCTAAAAAAGACTACATCACATTTACCAAACCAGTCCCCTTTTCGTTCAAATATCCTACTTATGCCGTAATGGAGCAAGACGAAAGTCGTGATGCTCAAAAAAACTGGTACAACCTGCACTTTAAACAGTTTAACGGCTTTTTGCATTTAACTTATTATGATGTTTCGGGTAAAAGCGAATATGATGAAATGGTAGAAGATGCCCGAAAACTTGCCTTTAAACACACGATAAAAGCTAGCGCGATTGATCAAAAAATTATCAATTATCCTGATCACCATGTTTATGGTATTTACTATGCCATTGAAGGGAATACGGCTTCCTCTGTCCAGTTTTTTTTAACTGATAGCGCTAAACATTATTTTAGGGGGGCTTTATATTTTAATGAACGTCCGCAATACGATTCTATTGAGCCTGTTATTAAATTTATTAAAAAGGATATCGATACCTTGATTTCTACCTTTAGGTGGAAAAATTAA
- a CDS encoding nuclear transport factor 2 family protein, with product MKGLVIFALFLLCFITNGFAQSDEESAVKKTINNLFKGMKDGDSTLTRSAFAPEAIMQTITNKEAKVSIRSESVNNFIKFTGTPHQEKYDERIVFTKILIDGPLASVWTDYKFYLGEKFSQCGVNSFQLVKGDKGWQIVYIIDTRRKDNCN from the coding sequence ATGAAAGGATTAGTCATTTTTGCCCTGTTTTTACTATGTTTTATTACAAATGGCTTCGCACAAAGCGATGAAGAAAGTGCGGTTAAAAAAACCATAAATAACCTTTTTAAGGGTATGAAAGATGGAGACAGCACTTTAACCAGAAGTGCCTTTGCACCAGAAGCAATAATGCAAACCATCACTAACAAAGAAGCAAAAGTAAGTATACGTTCGGAATCCGTTAACAACTTTATCAAATTTACCGGCACTCCACACCAGGAAAAATACGATGAGCGTATTGTGTTTACCAAAATATTAATCGACGGTCCTTTGGCTTCTGTTTGGACAGACTATAAATTTTATCTGGGCGAAAAATTTAGCCAGTGTGGGGTTAATTCCTTTCAGCTGGTAAAAGGAGATAAGGGCTGGCAGATTGTTTATATTATTGATACGAGGAGAAAGGATAACTGCAACTAG